ATACATTGGTATCAGACAAAAAAACTTCAAAAAATTTAAATGAACCTAATAAGGAGGCTAAACTGGTAGTGCTCCAGTCGATTGGCTATCCATTTCTATGTAATCTTGTTGAAAATCCTAAAATTGAAATATTCGATAAAGAACTTTTTGAACTTTATGCCAAAGAACAGTGGGAGGGATGTGTGGTTGATGAAGGTTCATTCTTGTTTGACCAGAAATTACTTCCAGATTATGCATTTAAGATTGTAAAAGCTCATCCAGATAATTCAAAAATAACCGATAACACGTCAATTCTTCTAATTGAGATTCAAGAATCGCGTGAAATAAAGCAGATTGAAAGTAGCATCCGAATGGAAGATGTGATTGGGCAGGAACGGGCTAAGACCAAGTGCAAAATAATAATGAAATATCTTAAGGAACCAGATAAGTTCAAGGAATGGGCACCAAGGAATGTTCTGTTCTACGGAACACCGGGCACAGGAAAGACCATGCTTGCAAAATCCCTTTCAAATGAATTAAAAGTTCCATTGTTTCTTGTTAAGGCAACTAGTCTTATAGGTGAACATGTAGGAGATGGTGCTAGACAAATTCATGAACTTTTTGAAATGGCTTCTGCAAGTTCACCATCTGTGATTTTTATAGATGAGATGGATGCTGTAGGTCTAGACAGGAAATATCAATCATTAAGGGGAGATGTTTCAGAGGTTGTCAATGCATTGTTAACTGAAATGGATGGCATTGATCATCATAAGGGAGTTGTAACAATAGGTGCAACCAATAATCCTCATTTACTTGATTTCGCAATAAGGAGTAGATTTGAAGAGGAGATTGAATTCACACTTCCAGATGAAAAAGAAAGGTTGGCTATTTTAGATCTTTATACCGGATCAATGCCAATTAGTGTTGATTTGAACTTAGATAGACTTGTAAAATGTACTAAGGGGATGTCTGGAAGGGATATTAAGGACAGAATTTTAAAAGTTGCTCTTCATAAGGCAATATACGAAGATACAGATACTGTTACATGGGAACATGTGAAATATGCTCTTAAACAACATAAAACCAAACTGAACGAACCAAAAGGTATGTTCGCATAATTATTTAAGTCTTTTTTCTTATTTTTTTGGATAAAATTTTAAATATACATTTTAATGGAAAAATAGGACTTATATATACATCCCTCACAACACTCAGGATACATGCTCTTTTTACACCTATATATTGATGTGTTCTATTCATGAATACCTAAGATCATAATTTACTATTGATTATATGGACTTTGGATTTGATTAAATTAATATGAAATTTTTTTTGTAAATATCTATTTATTTAGATTTAAAATTTAATAACATTCATGTTTATAAGTCATATAAAAAATTTAAATATGGAGGGGCATAGGATATTATGGGATCTATGAATCTAAATGAGATAATAATCGATGCAATGAAGTATTCTGCTTCCGACTTGAAAATGTTACTTCTTCTTGGATTGGTACTTTTTATTGCAGATTTTGCAGATTCACTATCTGGGGCAGGAGAAACCACAGATATTCTAAGATTTTTTCTTAGTGTCTTAGTTATTTTACTTGCTATCTTTGAAGCAGGTTATGTTTTTAGAATAGTTGAAGAAACAATTCATGGATCAAAAAAACTTCCTCAATTCAATGATTTGAAAATCACATTCATACACGGACTTAAAGAGACTATAGTCCTAATCATGTACTTTTCTATTCCTCTGTTGTTGTTTGTGTTATTTTTTGTAGAATTTTTATTCTCTATGGATTTAGATGATGTTCCAGGAGAAAGTGCAGTATTATTTCTAATTATCCTTGCTATAACAGTTATCATTTATGCATTCTTCCCGGCGGTACTGTTACACAGAGCTCATCACAACGGAGACGTAAGAGCAAGCTTTGATTTTAAAAAGATTTATCATAAAATACGAAATGTGGGTATTAAACGATTGATTATTGTTTACCTTGGAATATTCATAGTTGGAACTATGGTAGAAGTGGCTTTATCAGATAGTTTGGCAAATAGTGTTCCTATTATAGGTACTTTTATTCCTGATCTCATAATTGCCCCGTATATATTAATATTCTCCGCAAGGTTTCTGGGACTGATAGATAGATAATTAATTATGTAATAAATGTAATTTAAGTAAAATTAATCAAAATAATATTTTTATGTGAATGAATCAATGAATCCTTAATATTCTAATTAAATTAAAAATTGCATAATTATTTAATAAAATAATATACTAATAAATTTTTCTATAACCACGATTTTCTTGAGAAAATAGTTTCAGCAGCTTCGATAACATTTTTTTCATCATTTTCAGCTGCTTCCTTTAGATTTTTTATTACATCATAAAATATACGTTCAACAACTACCTTTGTTAGGTCGTCAACAATTTTTTCATTACCATTCATATCACCAAGCATTTTAAATGCTTTCTGGGTTTCATTTAACCGGATATTTTCAGCAGTAATTCTGATATTTGATATGATGGGTTCCACTTCCAAATGTTTGAGGGAACGTTTTAAAAGTTTCATTTCATTTTTAACTATATCTTCTGCGTCTGATGCTTCTGTTTCTCTCATTTCCCTACTTCTTTTTGCTATATCTCTTAGGTCGTCTATATTAAAGAGTTTCACACCAAGTTTGGAAACATCCTCTTCTATGTCTCGTGGATTTGCAATGTCTACCATAACCATTTTTGAAATAATATGTGAAGGCACAACTTCTTTAACCTTTTGATAGGTTAAAATTGGGTGCGGTGCACCGGTTGCACTTATAACAACATCTGCATCTCTCATTGCTTCATCTAATTTATCAAAGTGGATGGCTGATCCACCTAGTTCCCTTGCAAGTTCAACTGCTCTATCATGTGTTCTGTTTGCAACAACGATGGCCTTTAAATTTTTCTCAACTAGTGCCTTGGCAACAAGAGTTCCCATTTTACCTGCACCAATTACTAAAACCTTTTTACATTTAAGATCTCCATGAACAGATTCTGCTAGTTCAACTGCAGCTGAACCAATAGATAAGGAACCTTCATTTATTTTTGTTTTTTTCCGTACAACTTGACCAACATGAATTGCCTTTATGAAGATTGTATTGAGCACCTCTCCACAGCATCCTTCTTTAACACTTCTCTTTTGTGCATCTTTTATCTGTCCGAGTATTTGGTCTTCGCCAAGTATCATTGATTCCAAACCTGAGGATAATCTTAACAGATGTTCCATTGCATTGTCCTCTGTTTCAACAACAAAATCATCACATTGAAGATTTTCAATAGAACATTCTCCTAAAACCAAGTAGATCTCTGCTCTATTACATGTATTTATCTTTAGATATTCTTGCACAGGATATTTTTCATAGATATTATTGAAAACAGACTCAAGTTTCTGACTTGACCTTTCCATTTTACTAATGTCTGCTGTTTTGTGATCAACTCTAATGTTCAAAATCACTTTTTCCACCTAGAATATAATTATTTTTAAGAATTTTTTCCCATAGAACCTATTTTTAATTCATAATTTAGTAGTGTTAAGGGATATTATCAACTCGTTAACATATGTCTTAGCATCTTCCAGTTTGCCCTCTGTTAAGAGTTTTTTTATTTTTTGATCTTCTAAAATGGTATAAAGGCATGATCTTCTTTTTTTCTGATCATCTAACCTTTCTTTGAGAATTTTCCGAGCAAACGATTGGAGTTCGAGCTGCAGAACATCTTCTGGACTTATTACTTTTTCTATCTTTTTTCTTAACTCCTTTGACATGAGGGGGCTCTTTCCGCCGGTAAATATGCATATTTGCACATCGCCTATGAAAAAAGATGATGGAACGATTAAATTGCCTTTATTTGGGAAGTCTGCTCGATTAATAAGTTTTTCTCCAGATAAGTCAGCTACTCTTTGGTTTAACTCATGGTCGGCTGATGCAGTAATAACAATATCTGCCCATTTAACCCACTTATGAATTTCTTTAATTGGTTTTATGGTTGCACCAAGATCATTTAAATGTTCTGGAACATGGTTTCCCAGTACAACAACATTTGCCCCTGCCTCAAGGAATCTTATAGTTCTCCTATTTCCTACTTCTCCAGAACCTACTATTAAAACTTTGTTGTCCTTCATCTCAAGAAACAGAGGAGTCCAACCCATATTAAAACTCCAAATTCTTCATTTTAAGAAGTTTTGCAGCTTTTTTCAAGTCATTATCACATTGTTGGAGTGTTTTAAATGCCTCTTCCTCGGACACATTGAATGTTTCTGAAAGAACAGTAACACTCTCTTTTGTATTTGATTCATGTTTTCCTACAAGTTCCTCTGAAAGCTCTTTTTTCAACTCCATATACTCGTCAACACTCATTCCAATCCTTCTCATTACCATATCTCTTAGTGGACATGGTTTTGAAGGTTTACAGCACCACACAAGTGAACCAAAACAAGTTCCTTCTCCTTGGCTGAGTTTAGTTTTCTCTGCAAATTTTTCTTTTATTTCAATATACTCCTGAGGAGTTAGTTTAGCATCCTCAAGTGCATATATAACTGGACAAGGTTTTACTGGTGGACAACAAAATGCTAATGCGCGTTTGTCCCCTCCCCTGCATACATGTGATGGTGAATCTTCCCATACCATTATTTTATTCCTCCGTAAGCATCTTCTCTTTCTCTTTTGGTGTTAGATCTTCGACAATCTCCTTTGGATCGCCTATTTTAAGTATTTTTCCACCACGCATCAATGCAGCCCTATCGCAAACATCAAGAACGAAATCCATGTCATGGGATATAATTAGAAAAGTCTGACTAAGTTCATCACGAGCTCTTCTTATTGAATCAGTAACCTGAACTCGTGTAATAGGATCCATAGTACCGGTTGGTTCGTCAAGAATCACAATATTCGGTTCTTTAATCAGAACCTGGGCAAGAGCAACTCTGTGGCGTTCTCCTCCACTCAATTCATCAGGATATTTTGTTAATAAATTATTAGCATAATTTTCATCAAAACCAACTGCTTTGAGTACATATATGGCTTTCATTTTAGCAAATTCTGCGGGGAGTTCGAGACTAATTGCCTCGGTTAGGTTTCCAAGAACGTTTCTATGAGGATAAAGACTATATTCTTGATGTAAAATTCCAAGGTAAGGTATTACACGTCCTCTCCCGAAAGGGCCTTTCTGTGTCATATCAATCCAATTTTCACCAAGTTTTACCTCGATTTTACCACCGCTGGGATCTGTGAGTCCATAAAGTATTCTAGAAAGTGTTGTTTTTCCAGCACCACTAAGCCCTACAATTCCAAAGATTTCACTTGTATTAACAGTAAGATCAATGCCATCAACTGCCTTAACAACTCCCCTTTCAATGGAGTAGTAATGTTTTTTAACATTTTCTATTTGTATTATGGGGCCACCAGTCTTGAAAACATCTTTTTTCTCAGGTAGAGGTACTTGAGACATGAATTCCTGGACAACAGTCTCAGGATCTCCTTCAACAATTATTTCTCCCTTTTCAAGCCATATTACATAGTCTGATAATTTTCTCATAACCTCTGGCCAGTGAGATGTAATGATCATTGTTGTGCCTTTATTTTTTACTCCATCAAGCAGTGCCTGATGAAGTAATTCAGCTGTTTTAGGATCTAATGTTCCAGTAGGTTCATCAGCAAGGAATATCATTGGTTCCTTTGCTATCTGTCTTGCAAGTACTACTCTTTGCTTTTCCCCTCCGCTCAGATCCCTTGCAATATGGGTAATTCTGTGTGCCATCTGAGCCATTTCAATCAAGTCTATGGCCATATACGTACTTTCCTCTTCATCATGACCAGTTATTGATTTTAAAACATTATCTATGACTGTATCATCTTCATAAAGGGCAAATGTCCTCTGCAGCATTATGGATATTCTACGTTTAATGGCTGCAAAAATTTTGCGGTCACAGTTCCAGAAGTCAACTTTTTTTAATTCGAATTCACATCCACATCCGCAACTACATATTTTTCCAGCGGCAGATGGAGGTTCTACCCTCAAACAATCAGGGCAGATTGCTATTGTATATATGATCTGACCTTTATCTGGTCTGTAATCTTTCATTCCTCTGAACATATTTATGAGTACAGATTTCCCTGAACCACTTCTTCCAAGAATGCCTAAAACTTTTCCCTCATCAATGGTCATATTCAGATTTTTTAAGATTTCGACACCATTAAAGGTTTTTGTAACATTTTTCACTTCTATAAAAGACATGTAACCACCTTTTCTATGAGTTTGTGAATTTTTAGATAAATTAATTTGATTTATTCTATTTTGAATATTTAACTTATTAATTATTTGATTCAACCAATATATAATTTGATAATTATATCTTAAAAATTATCAATTTTTTTTATATAAACCCTAAATAAATTTTTTTAGTCATACCATTGAAAGATCAAACGGGAGAGTCCCATTAATAGCAGCTCTTGCAATAGAAAAACCATTAGCACCTGCAGAGAGCATATTTCTTGCAGACATCAAATCTTTGATCGAATTGTTTCCTATAATGAATACATCAACATTTTTCCTTATAGATTCAATAACACCATAATCCGCACAATCAAATCCTGGTTTCATTGCATCGACATGAATGAAATCGGCACCTGCATCATTTATTGCTTTTGCAACCATAACATTGTCCACTCCAGGTACATTTGCACGCATCTTAACCGAGACTTTCTTA
This sequence is a window from Methanobacterium sp. SMA-27. Protein-coding genes within it:
- the atwA gene encoding methyl coenzyme M reductase system, component A2, translated to MSFIEVKNVTKTFNGVEILKNLNMTIDEGKVLGILGRSGSGKSVLINMFRGMKDYRPDKGQIIYTIAICPDCLRVEPPSAAGKICSCGCGCEFELKKVDFWNCDRKIFAAIKRRISIMLQRTFALYEDDTVIDNVLKSITGHDEEESTYMAIDLIEMAQMAHRITHIARDLSGGEKQRVVLARQIAKEPMIFLADEPTGTLDPKTAELLHQALLDGVKNKGTTMIITSHWPEVMRKLSDYVIWLEKGEIIVEGDPETVVQEFMSQVPLPEKKDVFKTGGPIIQIENVKKHYYSIERGVVKAVDGIDLTVNTSEIFGIVGLSGAGKTTLSRILYGLTDPSGGKIEVKLGENWIDMTQKGPFGRGRVIPYLGILHQEYSLYPHRNVLGNLTEAISLELPAEFAKMKAIYVLKAVGFDENYANNLLTKYPDELSGGERHRVALAQVLIKEPNIVILDEPTGTMDPITRVQVTDSIRRARDELSQTFLIISHDMDFVLDVCDRAALMRGGKILKIGDPKEIVEDLTPKEKEKMLTEE
- a CDS encoding AAA family ATPase translates to MKLNNITPDTLVSDKKTSKNLNEPNKEAKLVVLQSIGYPFLCNLVENPKIEIFDKELFELYAKEQWEGCVVDEGSFLFDQKLLPDYAFKIVKAHPDNSKITDNTSILLIEIQESREIKQIESSIRMEDVIGQERAKTKCKIIMKYLKEPDKFKEWAPRNVLFYGTPGTGKTMLAKSLSNELKVPLFLVKATSLIGEHVGDGARQIHELFEMASASSPSVIFIDEMDAVGLDRKYQSLRGDVSEVVNALLTEMDGIDHHKGVVTIGATNNPHLLDFAIRSRFEEEIEFTLPDEKERLAILDLYTGSMPISVDLNLDRLVKCTKGMSGRDIKDRILKVALHKAIYEDTDTVTWEHVKYALKQHKTKLNEPKGMFA
- a CDS encoding DUF4013 domain-containing protein, giving the protein MGSMNLNEIIIDAMKYSASDLKMLLLLGLVLFIADFADSLSGAGETTDILRFFLSVLVILLAIFEAGYVFRIVEETIHGSKKLPQFNDLKITFIHGLKETIVLIMYFSIPLLLFVLFFVEFLFSMDLDDVPGESAVLFLIILAITVIIYAFFPAVLLHRAHHNGDVRASFDFKKIYHKIRNVGIKRLIIVYLGIFIVGTMVEVALSDSLANSVPIIGTFIPDLIIAPYILIFSARFLGLIDR
- a CDS encoding bifunctional precorrin-2 dehydrogenase/sirohydrochlorin ferrochelatase, with the protein product MGWTPLFLEMKDNKVLIVGSGEVGNRRTIRFLEAGANVVVLGNHVPEHLNDLGATIKPIKEIHKWVKWADIVITASADHELNQRVADLSGEKLINRADFPNKGNLIVPSSFFIGDVQICIFTGGKSPLMSKELRKKIEKVISPEDVLQLELQSFARKILKERLDDQKKRRSCLYTILEDQKIKKLLTEGKLEDAKTYVNELIISLNTTKL
- the hemA gene encoding glutamyl-tRNA reductase — protein: MILNIRVDHKTADISKMERSSQKLESVFNNIYEKYPVQEYLKINTCNRAEIYLVLGECSIENLQCDDFVVETEDNAMEHLLRLSSGLESMILGEDQILGQIKDAQKRSVKEGCCGEVLNTIFIKAIHVGQVVRKKTKINEGSLSIGSAAVELAESVHGDLKCKKVLVIGAGKMGTLVAKALVEKNLKAIVVANRTHDRAVELARELGGSAIHFDKLDEAMRDADVVISATGAPHPILTYQKVKEVVPSHIISKMVMVDIANPRDIEEDVSKLGVKLFNIDDLRDIAKRSREMRETEASDAEDIVKNEMKLLKRSLKHLEVEPIISNIRITAENIRLNETQKAFKMLGDMNGNEKIVDDLTKVVVERIFYDVIKNLKEAAENDEKNVIEAAETIFSRKSWL
- a CDS encoding methanogenesis marker 9 domain-containing protein, giving the protein MVWEDSPSHVCRGGDKRALAFCCPPVKPCPVIYALEDAKLTPQEYIEIKEKFAEKTKLSQGEGTCFGSLVWCCKPSKPCPLRDMVMRRIGMSVDEYMELKKELSEELVGKHESNTKESVTVLSETFNVSEEEAFKTLQQCDNDLKKAAKLLKMKNLEF